In the Lactobacillus paragasseri genome, ATCTAATTCAGTTGAAAGTGATGTTAAACTTACCATAATTAATCCCTTCTATATAACAGATACGTCTTTATTGTAGCCCAGATTTAGTTGGATAATCATTTAAGTAAAAAGTAAAAAAATATCTTGTACAGAAACAGATAATATGGTTAAATACATAATTGTCATATAAACAGGCTGACTTAGCTCAGTTGGCAGAGCACGTCACTAGTAATGATGAGGTCGAAGGTTCGAATCCTTTAGTCAGCATTTTTTATGCTCATATTTAATTAAAAGCTATCAAATCATTTCTTAAAATACTGATTTGATAGCTTTTTCTTTGCTTTGAACTAGAATAAAAAGGTTTGGGAGCAAGCGTTAAGCCTGTTTTTTTGTGTTTAGGGTATTTGAAAAGGATTATCTTCAGTATTAGAGATAATCCTTTTTTGTTTGAGCTATTATATTTTTTGACACGTTCAAGATGAGATAAAGTAATTAATTTATTAGCCAATTGTAGTACTAAATAATTATCCTTTAACTATTTCTTCTAAATTAATTGGGTTATTTAATTGATAATCTGCTTCAGGAAGTTCTTCATGTGCTCCCCAATTGGCTAAAGCAAATTTCACTTTAGCAGCGTTAGCAGTTAACATATCATATTTGGTATCACCTACATAAAGCGTTTCAGTACGATCTACACCAAGTTTACTTATTGCGAAATTTAATGGTTCAGGATTAGGTTTATGATTCTTAGTATCACTTGCAGTAACAATTACATCGAAATAATCATCTAGTCCAAAGTGACTGACTTCATTAATATACTCTTGTTTAGTTTTTGAAGTAACAATTCCTAAAGTAATTCCCTCTTGAGATAGAGATTTGATAGTTTCGGGGATATTATTAAATAATGTATCTTCATTAACTCGGTTACTAGCTTTTTCAGACCAACTTTTAGCCATTTTATTGATCAATACTTTATTATTAGTAAAATGCTTAATGGCATCTCTTCCAGGAATTCCCAATGCAAAGGCTAAATCGTTAATATTAACATTTGCATTTAAATATTCTTTAATAACCTCTTTGAATGTGGAAAGAACAACCTTTTGTGTATCAACAATAGTGCCATCTACATCGAATAAAATTGTCTTAATCATAATTTACTCCTTACTTTTAAAGCGGTTACAGCAATTATATCAAAAGCATAATTATCTGAATATGAAAAAACTACTAATTTCCTTAATAGCAATAGCGTTTATAATTGGCATCATTTTTAATTAATACACTAGAGAACTGAAATAAGTTTACGTAATACGCCTTGTTTTAGTTTTTTATTGCTGTGGTTCAATACGTAATTGGATGGTCAATGATTTAACTAATGGAGTATCAGAATAAAGCTTAGTATTTATAGATCTACCTGTTTGTTAACAAAATATGTCATATATAATTGACAATTTGAAAATAAATATTATACTTAAAGTATAAAAAGTCACATATATATGACTTATAAGAATGATAGGGAGAATTGCCATGAATAGAGTTAAAGAATATCGAAAGCAAAAAGGCTTATCACAGATGGCATTAGCTAAAAGGATAGATGTTGCTAGGCAAACAATAAATTTAATTGAAAATGATAAATATAATCCTTCATTAGATTTATGTTTGAAGTTAGCGCATGAGTTAGATACAGATTTAAATACATTATTCTGGGATGGAGATGTTTAAAAATGAAAGCTAAAGAAACTAGATTCGAAAAATATATGAAATTTTGGTACGGAATTTCTGGTCCACTTGATGAGCAGAAACGTCAAGTTATGAATCAAATTGGAAATAGGGCATTTTTTATTTTCTTTTTAGGGATGGATGTAGCATTTTTAATTTCTCTGGTTTTGTTTTCGATGTATAAAGCTGATGTGGCATATCTTTTCCTTTCTGGTAGCTTTTTTGTAATGCTAATGGCAGTTAACTTATACATAATGCAGCAATCTAGAAAGGCGAGATTGACAGATAATGAAGTAGAGAAAGACGAATTACCTGAGGCTAAAAAAGCTGCATGGACAAAAGGAATGATATCGGGAGCAATCTTTGGCATATTGATGTTAATCTTAGAATTCTTAACTAGTTATAGCGATGGTTCGTGGACCTGGATAATGATTCCTACATGTTTGATTTCAGGTGTTTTCTTCGGTATCTTTATGTCGCTAATTGCAGTTCATAGAATCAAAGTAGTAAAAGACGAAGATTAAAGAATTAGCCATTTTTAATGTTACATTGTTGCATTAAAAATGGCTTTTTTTGTTGAAAAAACTTCACGTAGCTTATAAATATTTGTATCATTTAAATGTAATCGTTTGCATAAAAATAGAAAAGATAAAGAAAATGAAAACAACAAAATTAGGAAAAACAAGTTTAGATATTCCAGCTATTGCTTTAGGCGTTATGCGGATGGGGACTAGAACTCCAGAAGAAGGAGCTGCTGCAATTAACGCAGCTTATAAAGCTGGTGTAAATTTTATTGATTCTGCGGATATTTATGGACGCGGAAATTCAGAAAAGGTTTTTGGTAAGGCGTTAAAATTAGCCGATGTTAACCGTGAAGATTTATTTATTCAATCAAAGACTGGAATTGTTGTAGGATCAAGTGGAAGCCATGGATCATTAGCTTATGGCTCACGCTATGAATTTACTAAAGAACATATTTTGGATGCTGTTGATGGTATTTTGAAGAGAATGGATATTAATTACTTAGACTGCCTAGTCTTACACAGACCAGATATTTTGATGGATCTAGAGGGAATTAAACAAGCCTTTGATATTTTACAAGCTACCGGTAAAGTTAGATTCTTTGGTGTATCTAACTTTAATCCTGCTCAATTTAAGATGCTTCAAAATGCAGTAAGTCAGCCTTTAATGTTTGATCAAGTGCAATTTGGATTAATGCACACAGGAATGGTTGACTTTGGCTTGCATACTAATATGACTGATGATGCTTCTATTAACCACGATGGTAGCTTACTGGAGTTTTTACGGATGAATCATATTACTTTGCAAGCGTGGTCACCATTTCAATATGGAACTTTTGCTGGTACATTTATCAATAATCCAGCCTTTCCTGAATTAAATAAGAAATTGCAGGAAATTGGAGATAAATATAGCGTTGGTAAAAATGCAGTTGCGGCAGCTTGGATTCTTAAATGGCCTGGTCAGGTTCAGGTTATCATGGGAACTATGACTCCGGCTCATATTGTCGATTCTGCTAAGGGTGCAGATATTGAGCTGACTAATCAAGAATGGTATGATTTATATTTTGCTGCGGGACACGATTTACCGTAAAAAAGTTTTGCTTTTTATAAAATCATCTGATATACTAGTAGACGTTGTGAGAAATGCTGACTTAGCTCAGTTGGCAGAGCACGTCATTAGTAATGATGAGGTCGAAGGTTCGAATCCTTTAGTCAGCACATGTGAAAAGTCCTAACCTGTCGGTTAGGACTTTTTTTATTGCCTTTTTTAACTTGATATAATAAGAGGTAGAAATATATTACGAAAGATAAATGCTAGAAAAGGTAAAAGCAGATGAAATTAAGTCAAAATAAAGAAACTTTAGATCAAATAGCACCATTAGTGGAATATGCTTTTTTAAAAAATAATGATATACGTGAGGATCCCAACTTTTTAAGTCGTTATAACCATAGTATGGGTTTTGGTGAATATAAGGATAACCATCTTGCTAGCTATATTATGGTAAATGAATTTAAGAGTAGAATTTTTGCTAAAAAAGTTAAAATGGGCGGAGTTGGTTATGTTGCTTCCTATCCCGAAAACCGTGGTCAGGGCGATATTAATCGCTTGATGAAGGAGATTATTTTAGAATTACACGATCAAAATTACGCAATTTCTGACTTAGCTCCATTTTCAGAAACTTTTTATCGTCGTTATGGCTATGAAAATGCTATTTATGAAAAAATGTATCAAATTCGGCCTGAATATCTGCGTTTCTTTAAGCCTATCAAAGAGGGAAAATTGATGCGCGGAAATTGGAGCGACTCATCCCTAAAAGAAGCAGTAATCAAGTTATATCAAGCTAAACTCAATCAAGGTGAACAAAGAAATACAGTTGACCGTGCAGACTGGTGGTGGGATAGATTAGATACGTATTATCCCGGTAGATCAATTTGTGTTTATTTTGATAAATTCCAACAACCACAGGGGTATATGTTTTACCGAATTGTTGAGCGCAATTTCCGAGCAGAAGAAATGTACTATCAAACTCCGCAAGCAGCTCAGGCCCTGTTAAGCATTATTGCAAGTCATAGCTCAAGCGACTTGAAATACTATGTGAAAATGCCTGAGGAAAGTTTGTTAGGAGAATTCTTCCCGGAACAAGAAGGAATCACTATAAAGACAATACCTTACATGATGACTAGAATCATTGATATGAAACAAGTGTTAGAAGCATTGCCTTTAGTTAATAATAAGAAACTGACTATTGAGGTCACTGACGATGATATTATTGTTGAAAATAATGGTATCTGGTTAGTTAACGATGCTGCTGAAGAAACTAGGGTAAGAAAAGTCGAAACAGATCCAGACTATACAGCTTCTCTAACTAACTGGACCAAAGTTTTATTAGGCCACTTAACTTTAAAACGGGCAGTTCAATTAGGTTTTGTTAAAGAAAATCATCCAGTTAATACTGATTTTGTTAAAGGCGAAGTTTCATTTTACGATTACTTTTAATTAAAAATAGTTTTTTGCTGTTTTACGGCAGTACCTCTTATAAGTTGGTTTCTTTTATTGATTTTAAATTTTTAAAACCAAATATTATCCTACTTTTCTTTTTTCATGCTAAGCTAAGGTAACAGATAAAACACAGAGAGGAGAAATTATAATGAAAGTAGGTATTATTGGAGCTTCAGGCATGGCAGGAAGTGCAATTTATAAGTTGGCTAGTCAAAATAAAGACTTAGAAGTAACAGGTATTGTTAGAGATAAAGATAAAGCTAAAAGAGTCTTAGGTAAGGATGCTAAGCTTTTAATTGGCGACGTCCTAACAATGGATGATAGTTTGCTTCAAGAATTTAATGTGATTGTTGACGCTTTTGGTACCACACCAGAGAGGGCAAGAGATCAAGTAAAACTTGCTACCAAGTTGTGCGGATTAGCTAAGAATAAAGATATTAGAGTAATCTTCATTCTAGGAGCTGGTAGTCTTAGAACTGGAATTGATAACCACTTAGTTGTTGAAGATATTAAGAAATTAACTGGCTCTGAAAACTGGATTAATACACCCAAAGAGCAGTTGAATGAGTTAAACTACTTAAAGCAAGTTGAAGATGTAGATTGGCTTGGAATTTCACCAGCCTTAACCTTTGAAGCAGGTCCAGAAGCAGCAGGTTATATGTTAGGTAACGATACGCTGCTCTACAACGATAAAAATGAATCTAAAGTAACTTCGGGTACAATGGCACGCTTAGTTGTAAATGAAATTGTTCATCCAGAGCACCATAAGGAAAGAATTACTTTAGTTGATGAATAAAAAATAACCGCTACAACGCTCAGGCGCTTGTAGTGACCCCCGAAATTCGGACACGGATTTCGGGGGTTTTACTATGTCTAAATTAACTAAAAAAGATAAATTGAATATTTATAAAGAATGGACTATTGAAAATAAAAGATCGACATATTTAAGTAAAAAGTATGGAATAGGCTCAGTTAGTATTAAGTACTTAGTTTCACTCATTCATAGGCATGGAATGGATATATTAGATAAGCCCCATACTTATTATTCAGCCCAATTTAAGCTAGAAGCTATCAATCGGGTTTTAGTCAATCATGAAGCTGCTTACTCTGTATCTTTAGAATTGGGCTTGAAAAGTCAAGGGATGCTTATTAACTGGATTCGCTCTTATAAAGAAAACGGGTATAATGTCGTTATCAAGAGGAAAGGACGACGAACCCGTGAACAAAGAGCTAGAGAAATTGAAGAAAGAAAACGAAGAATTGCGTCACCAGAATTTAAAGCTTACTGTCGAGAATGCATTTATAAAAAAATTGGATGCCTTGGTTCAAAAGAGAAAAAACCAACCAAAACAGAAATAGCACAAGCTGTTAGAGAATTAAGGCTAGAACTTGGGTTGGGTGTTAAAACTATCTTGTCGATTTTAAGTGATCCGAATAATGCTTTACCTAGCTTATCCAGAAGCAATTATTACAATATTTTAAAGCGCGAAGATCAAGATGAGATAAAGCACCACAGTCTAATTAAACGAATTAAAGAAATATTCTTTGAACTTAAAGATAGATACACTGCTCCAGGTTATCGAACAATAACTGATCACTTACATAGTGAAGGCTTTATAATCAATCGAAAAACAGTCTATCGTTTAATGCGTAAACTTAATTTGATTGGATATCGTATGAAACGTAGAAGACGCTACAACAGCTTTGAGGGTGAAATTGAAGGAAGAATTAAACCTAACTTAATTAAACGCAACTTCTTTGCTATTAGACCAAATATGAAGTGGTACACGGATATTACTGAATTCAACTTAAGAGGACAAAAGCTTTATCTATCGCCTATTATCGATGGCTGTGGGAGAGATATTGTCGCTTATAATATCTCTCGTCGTCCCAACTTGCAGCAGGTACTGACTATGCTTGATGATGCATTTAAAGTTAATGATTCATTGAATGGATTAGTATTTCATTCAGATCGTGGCTGGCAATATCAACATAAGACTTATCAATATGAACTTGCAAGACGTGGCATTGAACAAAGTATGTCTAGGAAAGGCTGTTCTCCAGACGATGGGCTTATGGAAGGCTTCTTTGGCATACTTAAAAGAGAGATGTTTTATGGCAAAGAATCAAACTATGCCAATCTGAATGAATTAGAACAAGCGATTAAAGATTATATTCACTTTTATAATTACGAAAGAACAAAGAGTAAACTAAAAGGACTGACTCCGATTCAATATCGGAATCAATCCTTAGTTGCATAATATTAATAAAGTGTCCAATTTTTGTGGGTCACTACAGCTATAGCGGCTATTTTTATGTAATATTTAATTATTAGCAACTAATGAACGATAAAAGTTAGCTTTAGTTTGACGGTAGTAAGGAGTAATCCAAATGAATCCAATACCGCAAGTGATTAAACCAAGTAGGCCCCAACCAATGAAACTTAAGTCTAAGACGAATAAGTCCATCTTGTGTCCATCCATTAACTTACGACTTTCGGTAATAGCTTCAGTTGCTCCGATATCAGTTTGGTCAGCTGAAAATTTATCTTTCAAAATATATGGAGTCATTGCGTAGGAGTAACCCTTAATGAAGCCAGGAATAATGAATAAAATGGTCCATAAACTAACAAATAAGTTAGTCATAAACAGAGTAAACAAACTGTTTTTAAAGCGAC is a window encoding:
- a CDS encoding HAD family hydrolase, producing MIKTILFDVDGTIVDTQKVVLSTFKEVIKEYLNANVNINDLAFALGIPGRDAIKHFTNNKVLINKMAKSWSEKASNRVNEDTLFNNIPETIKSLSQEGITLGIVTSKTKQEYINEVSHFGLDDYFDVIVTASDTKNHKPNPEPLNFAISKLGVDRTETLYVGDTKYDMLTANAAKVKFALANWGAHEELPEADYQLNNPINLEEIVKG
- a CDS encoding helix-turn-helix transcriptional regulator, with the translated sequence MNRVKEYRKQKGLSQMALAKRIDVARQTINLIENDKYNPSLDLCLKLAHELDTDLNTLFWDGDV
- a CDS encoding DUF3278 domain-containing protein; amino-acid sequence: MKAKETRFEKYMKFWYGISGPLDEQKRQVMNQIGNRAFFIFFLGMDVAFLISLVLFSMYKADVAYLFLSGSFFVMLMAVNLYIMQQSRKARLTDNEVEKDELPEAKKAAWTKGMISGAIFGILMLILEFLTSYSDGSWTWIMIPTCLISGVFFGIFMSLIAVHRIKVVKDED
- a CDS encoding aldo/keto reductase codes for the protein MKTTKLGKTSLDIPAIALGVMRMGTRTPEEGAAAINAAYKAGVNFIDSADIYGRGNSEKVFGKALKLADVNREDLFIQSKTGIVVGSSGSHGSLAYGSRYEFTKEHILDAVDGILKRMDINYLDCLVLHRPDILMDLEGIKQAFDILQATGKVRFFGVSNFNPAQFKMLQNAVSQPLMFDQVQFGLMHTGMVDFGLHTNMTDDASINHDGSLLEFLRMNHITLQAWSPFQYGTFAGTFINNPAFPELNKKLQEIGDKYSVGKNAVAAAWILKWPGQVQVIMGTMTPAHIVDSAKGADIELTNQEWYDLYFAAGHDLP
- a CDS encoding GNAT family N-acetyltransferase, producing MKLSQNKETLDQIAPLVEYAFLKNNDIREDPNFLSRYNHSMGFGEYKDNHLASYIMVNEFKSRIFAKKVKMGGVGYVASYPENRGQGDINRLMKEIILELHDQNYAISDLAPFSETFYRRYGYENAIYEKMYQIRPEYLRFFKPIKEGKLMRGNWSDSSLKEAVIKLYQAKLNQGEQRNTVDRADWWWDRLDTYYPGRSICVYFDKFQQPQGYMFYRIVERNFRAEEMYYQTPQAAQALLSIIASHSSSDLKYYVKMPEESLLGEFFPEQEGITIKTIPYMMTRIIDMKQVLEALPLVNNKKLTIEVTDDDIIVENNGIWLVNDAAEETRVRKVETDPDYTASLTNWTKVLLGHLTLKRAVQLGFVKENHPVNTDFVKGEVSFYDYF
- a CDS encoding NAD(P)-dependent oxidoreductase — translated: MKVGIIGASGMAGSAIYKLASQNKDLEVTGIVRDKDKAKRVLGKDAKLLIGDVLTMDDSLLQEFNVIVDAFGTTPERARDQVKLATKLCGLAKNKDIRVIFILGAGSLRTGIDNHLVVEDIKKLTGSENWINTPKEQLNELNYLKQVEDVDWLGISPALTFEAGPEAAGYMLGNDTLLYNDKNESKVTSGTMARLVVNEIVHPEHHKERITLVDE
- a CDS encoding IS3 family transposase yields the protein MSKLTKKDKLNIYKEWTIENKRSTYLSKKYGIGSVSIKYLVSLIHRHGMDILDKPHTYYSAQFKLEAINRVLVNHEAAYSVSLELGLKSQGMLINWIRSYKENGYNVVIKRKGRRTREQRAREIEERKRRIASPEFKAYCRECIYKKIGCLGSKEKKPTKTEIAQAVRELRLELGLGVKTILSILSDPNNALPSLSRSNYYNILKREDQDEIKHHSLIKRIKEIFFELKDRYTAPGYRTITDHLHSEGFIINRKTVYRLMRKLNLIGYRMKRRRRYNSFEGEIEGRIKPNLIKRNFFAIRPNMKWYTDITEFNLRGQKLYLSPIIDGCGRDIVAYNISRRPNLQQVLTMLDDAFKVNDSLNGLVFHSDRGWQYQHKTYQYELARRGIEQSMSRKGCSPDDGLMEGFFGILKREMFYGKESNYANLNELEQAIKDYIHFYNYERTKSKLKGLTPIQYRNQSLVA
- a CDS encoding DUF975 family protein, with amino-acid sequence MTRAQLKQAAKDQLRGNWGWAICLTIFAWLVNAVIMDLNRWIWTGKDFTYTVLRFNKDNLIQGYKPAYNLSEIIVGLITGLILWGVAYTILDFVETGKMEPWYSGIFSAYSNGRFKNSLFTLFMTNLFVSLWTILFIIPGFIKGYSYAMTPYILKDKFSADQTDIGATEAITESRKLMDGHKMDLFVLDLSFIGWGLLGLITCGIGFIWITPYYRQTKANFYRSLVANN